The following coding sequences are from one Eucalyptus grandis isolate ANBG69807.140 chromosome 11, ASM1654582v1, whole genome shotgun sequence window:
- the LOC104427641 gene encoding coiled-coil domain-containing protein SCD2 isoform X5, with the protein MDQDRPFYSNYVHGNSSGSSSPGMSPASTFKRPPNVQAASQLLAATMMKRAADSNEDEDHDDFEFGSPSTSSCSFPHDSHSNVPNALGGSHLTPATTPEQSPSAVPGRNSIRYLQTINSKSAERPFPSMPSTASASPIKTPVPIPPIQLPKRKPRADRRTPLDAQQPNLNDTGNKHEVSALRDELDMLQGENYSLWEKLQQSEDRCSKAEVRARELEKQVAKLGQGRSLDDEFARRREGFLREREIALKNGRDKEIVALRLKMENLMEDREAAITQLQEANSELNALHTTVHRMVLTQDEKEEVVLKRCWLARYWGLAAKHGICTDVAHSRHEYWSSLALLPFEVVISAGVKAKEESWGAGGNIPDRRELVKDTSDLTGEGYIESMLLVEAGLKELSTLKVEEAVSLAMAQSQSNLARQSTNFIFPGDFRFIDTLELSKEEAEDILFKQAWLTYFWRRAVVHHIEEDIARERLQSWIGRSGQTPSPHDAVEVERGSRELQKLGIERQLWEASRKLTDHPPPPTSASSVIALLDGHDQ; encoded by the exons ATGGATCAGGATCGCCCCTTTTACTCGAACTACGTCCATGGAAACAGCAGTGGATCATCATCACCGGGAATGTCGCCAGCTTCCACTTTTAAGCGTCCTCCAAACGTCCAGGCTGCCTCGCAGCTTCTGGCTGCTACCATGATGAAGAGGGCTGCTGATAGTAATGAAGATGAGGATCACGATGACTTTGAATTTGGGTCTCCTTCTACTTCATCTTGTTCCTTTCCCCACGATAGCCACAGCAATGTCCCCAATGCCCTCGGGGGATCACATTTGACTCCTGCTACCACGCCCGAGCAGTCTCCTTCAGCTGTG CCAGGTAGAAACTCCATAAGGTACCTTCAGACCATTAACTCCAAATCGGCGGAAAGACCGTTCCCCTCCATGCCTTCAACAGCTTCAGCATCACCAATCAAAACACCAGTTCCAATACCTCCTATCCAACTTCCTAAGAGAAAACCAAGAGCTGATCGAAG AACTCCTCTTGATGCCCAACAACCCAATCTAAATGACACTGGGAATAAGCATGAAGTTTCTGCACTCCGTGATGAA CTTGATATGCTGCAAGGAGAAAATTACTCATTATGGGAGAAG CTTCAACAATCTGAAGACAGGTGCAGCAAAGCAGAGGTCAGAGCCAGGGAGCTTGAAAAACAG GTTGCTAAACTGGGACAAGGTCGATCCCTTGATGATGAATTTGCACGGAG GAGAGAAGGGTTCTTGCGTGAAAGAGAG ATTGCTTTAAAGAATGGAAGAGACAAGGAAATTGTAGCTCTTCGTTTGAAAATGGAG AACTTGATGGAAGATAGAGAAGCAGCTATTACCCAACTTCAGGAAGCAAATTCTGAGTTGAATGCTCTACACACGACAGTACATAGAATGGTTTTGACGCAGGATGAGAAG GAAGAGGTTGTGTTGAAAAGATGTTGGCTCGCTCGATACTGGGGTTTAGCTGCAAAACATG GCATTTGTACTGATGTAGCACATTCTAGACATGAGTATTGGTCATCTCTAGCTCTGCTTCCATTTGAAGTGGTCATTTCTGCTGGAGTGAAGGCTAAGGAAGAGTCCTGGGGTGCAG GCGGCAACATTCCAGATAGAAGAGAACTCGTTAAGGATACAAGTGATTTAACAGGTGAAGGATACATCGAGAGCATGCTTTTGGTAGAAGCCGGGCTGAAGGAGTTATCTACTTTGAAG GTTGAAGAAGCCGTCAGTCTAGCAATGGCTCAAAGCCAATCCAATTTGGCTAGGCAATCCACCA ATTTCATATTTCCTGGTGATTTCAGATTCATTGATACATTGG AACTAAGCAAAGAGGAGGCTGAAGACATTCTTTTCAAACAG GCTTGGTTGACATACTTCTGGAGAAGAGCTGTGGTGCACCATATTGAAGAAGACATTGCCAGAGAAAGGCTTCAATCCTGGATTGGCCGGAGTGGGCAGACACCAAGTCCACATGATGCCGTGGAAG TTGAGCGGGGTTCACGGGAGCTGCAGAAACTTGGAATAGAACGCCAACTTTGGGAAGCATCTCGCAAGCTCACTGACCACCCCCCACCTCCTACATCGGCATCTAGCGTCATTGCTCTCCTCGATGGCCATGATCAGTGA
- the LOC104427641 gene encoding coiled-coil domain-containing protein SCD2 isoform X4 yields MDQDRPFYSNYVHGNSSGSSSPGMSPASTFKRPPNVQAASQLLAATMMKRAADSNEDEDHDDFEFGSPSTSSCSFPHDSHSNVPNALGGSHLTPATTPEQSPSAVPGRNSIRYLQTINSKSAERPFPSMPSTASASPIKTPVPIPPIQLPKRKPRADRRTPLDAQQPNLNDTGNKHEVSALRDELDMLQGENYSLWEKLQQSEDRCSKAEVRARELEKQVAKLGQGRSLDDEFARRREGFLREREIALKNGRDKEIVALRLKMENLMEDREAAITQLQEANSELNALHTTVHRMVLTQDEKEEVVLKRCWLARYWGLAAKHGICTDVAHSRHEYWSSLALLPFEVVISAGVKAKEESWGAAGGNIPDRRELVKDTSDLTGEGYIESMLLVEAGLKELSTLKVEEAVSLAMAQSQSNLARQSTNFIFPGDFRFIDTLELSKEEAEDILFKQAWLTYFWRRAVVHHIEEDIARERLQSWIGRSGQTPSPHDAVEAVERGSRELQKLGIERQLWEASRKLTDHPPPPTSASSVIALLDGHDQ; encoded by the exons ATGGATCAGGATCGCCCCTTTTACTCGAACTACGTCCATGGAAACAGCAGTGGATCATCATCACCGGGAATGTCGCCAGCTTCCACTTTTAAGCGTCCTCCAAACGTCCAGGCTGCCTCGCAGCTTCTGGCTGCTACCATGATGAAGAGGGCTGCTGATAGTAATGAAGATGAGGATCACGATGACTTTGAATTTGGGTCTCCTTCTACTTCATCTTGTTCCTTTCCCCACGATAGCCACAGCAATGTCCCCAATGCCCTCGGGGGATCACATTTGACTCCTGCTACCACGCCCGAGCAGTCTCCTTCAGCTGTG CCAGGTAGAAACTCCATAAGGTACCTTCAGACCATTAACTCCAAATCGGCGGAAAGACCGTTCCCCTCCATGCCTTCAACAGCTTCAGCATCACCAATCAAAACACCAGTTCCAATACCTCCTATCCAACTTCCTAAGAGAAAACCAAGAGCTGATCGAAG AACTCCTCTTGATGCCCAACAACCCAATCTAAATGACACTGGGAATAAGCATGAAGTTTCTGCACTCCGTGATGAA CTTGATATGCTGCAAGGAGAAAATTACTCATTATGGGAGAAG CTTCAACAATCTGAAGACAGGTGCAGCAAAGCAGAGGTCAGAGCCAGGGAGCTTGAAAAACAG GTTGCTAAACTGGGACAAGGTCGATCCCTTGATGATGAATTTGCACGGAG GAGAGAAGGGTTCTTGCGTGAAAGAGAG ATTGCTTTAAAGAATGGAAGAGACAAGGAAATTGTAGCTCTTCGTTTGAAAATGGAG AACTTGATGGAAGATAGAGAAGCAGCTATTACCCAACTTCAGGAAGCAAATTCTGAGTTGAATGCTCTACACACGACAGTACATAGAATGGTTTTGACGCAGGATGAGAAG GAAGAGGTTGTGTTGAAAAGATGTTGGCTCGCTCGATACTGGGGTTTAGCTGCAAAACATG GCATTTGTACTGATGTAGCACATTCTAGACATGAGTATTGGTCATCTCTAGCTCTGCTTCCATTTGAAGTGGTCATTTCTGCTGGAGTGAAGGCTAAGGAAGAGTCCTGGGGTGCAG CAGGCGGCAACATTCCAGATAGAAGAGAACTCGTTAAGGATACAAGTGATTTAACAGGTGAAGGATACATCGAGAGCATGCTTTTGGTAGAAGCCGGGCTGAAGGAGTTATCTACTTTGAAG GTTGAAGAAGCCGTCAGTCTAGCAATGGCTCAAAGCCAATCCAATTTGGCTAGGCAATCCACCA ATTTCATATTTCCTGGTGATTTCAGATTCATTGATACATTGG AACTAAGCAAAGAGGAGGCTGAAGACATTCTTTTCAAACAG GCTTGGTTGACATACTTCTGGAGAAGAGCTGTGGTGCACCATATTGAAGAAGACATTGCCAGAGAAAGGCTTCAATCCTGGATTGGCCGGAGTGGGCAGACACCAAGTCCACATGATGCCGTGGAAG CAGTTGAGCGGGGTTCACGGGAGCTGCAGAAACTTGGAATAGAACGCCAACTTTGGGAAGCATCTCGCAAGCTCACTGACCACCCCCCACCTCCTACATCGGCATCTAGCGTCATTGCTCTCCTCGATGGCCATGATCAGTGA
- the LOC104427641 gene encoding coiled-coil domain-containing protein SCD2 isoform X1 has translation MDQDRPFYSNYVHGNSSGSSSPGMSPASTFKRPPNVQAASQLLAATMMKRAADSNEDEDHDDFEFGSPSTSSCSFPHDSHSNVPNALGGSHLTPATTPEQSPSAVPGRNSIRYLQTINSKSAERPFPSMPSTASASPIKTPVPIPPIQLPKRKPRADRRTPLDAQQPNLNDTGNKHEVSALRDELDMLQGENYSLWEKLQQSEDRCSKAEVRARELEKQVAKLGQGRSLDDEFARRREGFLREREIALKNGRDKEIVALRLKMENLMEDREAAITQLQEANSELNALHTTVHRMVLTQDEKEEVVLKRCWLARYWGLAAKHGICTDVAHSRHEYWSSLALLPFEVVISAGVKAKEESWGAAGGNIPDRRELVKDTSDLTGEGYIESMLLVEAGLKELSTLKVEEAVSLAMAQSQSNLARQSTNFIFPGDFRFIDTLELSKEEAEDILFKQAWLTYFWRRAVVHHIEEDIARERLQSWIGRSGQTPSPHDAVEAVERGSRELQKLGIERQLWEASRKLTDHPPPPTSASSVIALLDGHDH, from the exons ATGGATCAGGATCGCCCCTTTTACTCGAACTACGTCCATGGAAACAGCAGTGGATCATCATCACCGGGAATGTCGCCAGCTTCCACTTTTAAGCGTCCTCCAAACGTCCAGGCTGCCTCGCAGCTTCTGGCTGCTACCATGATGAAGAGGGCTGCTGATAGTAATGAAGATGAGGATCACGATGACTTTGAATTTGGGTCTCCTTCTACTTCATCTTGTTCCTTTCCCCACGATAGCCACAGCAATGTCCCCAATGCCCTCGGGGGATCACATTTGACTCCTGCTACCACGCCCGAGCAGTCTCCTTCAGCTGTG CCAGGTAGAAACTCCATAAGGTACCTTCAGACCATTAACTCCAAATCGGCGGAAAGACCGTTCCCCTCCATGCCTTCAACAGCTTCAGCATCACCAATCAAAACACCAGTTCCAATACCTCCTATCCAACTTCCTAAGAGAAAACCAAGAGCTGATCGAAG AACTCCTCTTGATGCCCAACAACCCAATCTAAATGACACTGGGAATAAGCATGAAGTTTCTGCACTCCGTGATGAA CTTGATATGCTGCAAGGAGAAAATTACTCATTATGGGAGAAG CTTCAACAATCTGAAGACAGGTGCAGCAAAGCAGAGGTCAGAGCCAGGGAGCTTGAAAAACAG GTTGCTAAACTGGGACAAGGTCGATCCCTTGATGATGAATTTGCACGGAG GAGAGAAGGGTTCTTGCGTGAAAGAGAG ATTGCTTTAAAGAATGGAAGAGACAAGGAAATTGTAGCTCTTCGTTTGAAAATGGAG AACTTGATGGAAGATAGAGAAGCAGCTATTACCCAACTTCAGGAAGCAAATTCTGAGTTGAATGCTCTACACACGACAGTACATAGAATGGTTTTGACGCAGGATGAGAAG GAAGAGGTTGTGTTGAAAAGATGTTGGCTCGCTCGATACTGGGGTTTAGCTGCAAAACATG GCATTTGTACTGATGTAGCACATTCTAGACATGAGTATTGGTCATCTCTAGCTCTGCTTCCATTTGAAGTGGTCATTTCTGCTGGAGTGAAGGCTAAGGAAGAGTCCTGGGGTGCAG CAGGCGGCAACATTCCAGATAGAAGAGAACTCGTTAAGGATACAAGTGATTTAACAGGTGAAGGATACATCGAGAGCATGCTTTTGGTAGAAGCCGGGCTGAAGGAGTTATCTACTTTGAAG GTTGAAGAAGCCGTCAGTCTAGCAATGGCTCAAAGCCAATCCAATTTGGCTAGGCAATCCACCA ATTTCATATTTCCTGGTGATTTCAGATTCATTGATACATTGG AACTAAGCAAAGAGGAGGCTGAAGACATTCTTTTCAAACAG GCTTGGTTGACATACTTCTGGAGAAGAGCTGTGGTGCACCATATTGAAGAAGACATTGCCAGAGAAAGGCTTCAATCCTGGATTGGCCGGAGTGGGCAGACACCAAGTCCACATGATGCCGTGGAAG CAGTTGAGCGGGGTTCACGGGAGCTGCAGAAACTTGGAATAGAACGCCAACTTTGGGAAGCATCTCGCAAGCTCACTGACCACCCCCCACCTCCTACATCGGCATCTAGCGTCATTGCTCTCCTCGATGGCCATGATCA CTAG
- the LOC104427641 gene encoding coiled-coil domain-containing protein SCD2 isoform X3: MDQDRPFYSNYVHGNSSGSSSPGMSPASTFKRPPNVQAASQLLAATMMKRAADSNEDEDHDDFEFGSPSTSSCSFPHDSHSNVPNALGGSHLTPATTPEQSPSAVPGRNSIRYLQTINSKSAERPFPSMPSTASASPIKTPVPIPPIQLPKRKPRADRRTPLDAQQPNLNDTGNKHEVSALRDELDMLQGENYSLWEKLQQSEDRCSKAEVRARELEKQVAKLGQGRSLDDEFARRREGFLREREIALKNGRDKEIVALRLKMENLMEDREAAITQLQEANSELNALHTTVHRMVLTQDEKEEVVLKRCWLARYWGLAAKHGICTDVAHSRHEYWSSLALLPFEVVISAGVKAKEESWGAAGGNIPDRRELVKDTSDLTGEGYIESMLLVEAGLKELSTLKVEEAVSLAMAQSQSNLARQSTNFIFPGDFRFIDTLELSKEEAEDILFKQAWLTYFWRRAVVHHIEEDIARERLQSWIGRSGQTPSPHDAVEVERGSRELQKLGIERQLWEASRKLTDHPPPPTSASSVIALLDGHDQ, from the exons ATGGATCAGGATCGCCCCTTTTACTCGAACTACGTCCATGGAAACAGCAGTGGATCATCATCACCGGGAATGTCGCCAGCTTCCACTTTTAAGCGTCCTCCAAACGTCCAGGCTGCCTCGCAGCTTCTGGCTGCTACCATGATGAAGAGGGCTGCTGATAGTAATGAAGATGAGGATCACGATGACTTTGAATTTGGGTCTCCTTCTACTTCATCTTGTTCCTTTCCCCACGATAGCCACAGCAATGTCCCCAATGCCCTCGGGGGATCACATTTGACTCCTGCTACCACGCCCGAGCAGTCTCCTTCAGCTGTG CCAGGTAGAAACTCCATAAGGTACCTTCAGACCATTAACTCCAAATCGGCGGAAAGACCGTTCCCCTCCATGCCTTCAACAGCTTCAGCATCACCAATCAAAACACCAGTTCCAATACCTCCTATCCAACTTCCTAAGAGAAAACCAAGAGCTGATCGAAG AACTCCTCTTGATGCCCAACAACCCAATCTAAATGACACTGGGAATAAGCATGAAGTTTCTGCACTCCGTGATGAA CTTGATATGCTGCAAGGAGAAAATTACTCATTATGGGAGAAG CTTCAACAATCTGAAGACAGGTGCAGCAAAGCAGAGGTCAGAGCCAGGGAGCTTGAAAAACAG GTTGCTAAACTGGGACAAGGTCGATCCCTTGATGATGAATTTGCACGGAG GAGAGAAGGGTTCTTGCGTGAAAGAGAG ATTGCTTTAAAGAATGGAAGAGACAAGGAAATTGTAGCTCTTCGTTTGAAAATGGAG AACTTGATGGAAGATAGAGAAGCAGCTATTACCCAACTTCAGGAAGCAAATTCTGAGTTGAATGCTCTACACACGACAGTACATAGAATGGTTTTGACGCAGGATGAGAAG GAAGAGGTTGTGTTGAAAAGATGTTGGCTCGCTCGATACTGGGGTTTAGCTGCAAAACATG GCATTTGTACTGATGTAGCACATTCTAGACATGAGTATTGGTCATCTCTAGCTCTGCTTCCATTTGAAGTGGTCATTTCTGCTGGAGTGAAGGCTAAGGAAGAGTCCTGGGGTGCAG CAGGCGGCAACATTCCAGATAGAAGAGAACTCGTTAAGGATACAAGTGATTTAACAGGTGAAGGATACATCGAGAGCATGCTTTTGGTAGAAGCCGGGCTGAAGGAGTTATCTACTTTGAAG GTTGAAGAAGCCGTCAGTCTAGCAATGGCTCAAAGCCAATCCAATTTGGCTAGGCAATCCACCA ATTTCATATTTCCTGGTGATTTCAGATTCATTGATACATTGG AACTAAGCAAAGAGGAGGCTGAAGACATTCTTTTCAAACAG GCTTGGTTGACATACTTCTGGAGAAGAGCTGTGGTGCACCATATTGAAGAAGACATTGCCAGAGAAAGGCTTCAATCCTGGATTGGCCGGAGTGGGCAGACACCAAGTCCACATGATGCCGTGGAAG TTGAGCGGGGTTCACGGGAGCTGCAGAAACTTGGAATAGAACGCCAACTTTGGGAAGCATCTCGCAAGCTCACTGACCACCCCCCACCTCCTACATCGGCATCTAGCGTCATTGCTCTCCTCGATGGCCATGATCAGTGA
- the LOC104427641 gene encoding coiled-coil domain-containing protein SCD2 isoform X2, with amino-acid sequence MDQDRPFYSNYVHGNSSGSSSPGMSPASTFKRPPNVQAASQLLAATMMKRAADSNEDEDHDDFEFGSPSTSSCSFPHDSHSNVPNALGGSHLTPATTPEQSPSAVPGRNSIRYLQTINSKSAERPFPSMPSTASASPIKTPVPIPPIQLPKRKPRADRRTPLDAQQPNLNDTGNKHEVSALRDELDMLQGENYSLWEKLQQSEDRCSKAEVRARELEKQVAKLGQGRSLDDEFARRREGFLREREIALKNGRDKEIVALRLKMENLMEDREAAITQLQEANSELNALHTTVHRMVLTQDEKEEVVLKRCWLARYWGLAAKHGICTDVAHSRHEYWSSLALLPFEVVISAGVKAKEESWGAGGNIPDRRELVKDTSDLTGEGYIESMLLVEAGLKELSTLKVEEAVSLAMAQSQSNLARQSTNFIFPGDFRFIDTLELSKEEAEDILFKQAWLTYFWRRAVVHHIEEDIARERLQSWIGRSGQTPSPHDAVEAVERGSRELQKLGIERQLWEASRKLTDHPPPPTSASSVIALLDGHDQ; translated from the exons ATGGATCAGGATCGCCCCTTTTACTCGAACTACGTCCATGGAAACAGCAGTGGATCATCATCACCGGGAATGTCGCCAGCTTCCACTTTTAAGCGTCCTCCAAACGTCCAGGCTGCCTCGCAGCTTCTGGCTGCTACCATGATGAAGAGGGCTGCTGATAGTAATGAAGATGAGGATCACGATGACTTTGAATTTGGGTCTCCTTCTACTTCATCTTGTTCCTTTCCCCACGATAGCCACAGCAATGTCCCCAATGCCCTCGGGGGATCACATTTGACTCCTGCTACCACGCCCGAGCAGTCTCCTTCAGCTGTG CCAGGTAGAAACTCCATAAGGTACCTTCAGACCATTAACTCCAAATCGGCGGAAAGACCGTTCCCCTCCATGCCTTCAACAGCTTCAGCATCACCAATCAAAACACCAGTTCCAATACCTCCTATCCAACTTCCTAAGAGAAAACCAAGAGCTGATCGAAG AACTCCTCTTGATGCCCAACAACCCAATCTAAATGACACTGGGAATAAGCATGAAGTTTCTGCACTCCGTGATGAA CTTGATATGCTGCAAGGAGAAAATTACTCATTATGGGAGAAG CTTCAACAATCTGAAGACAGGTGCAGCAAAGCAGAGGTCAGAGCCAGGGAGCTTGAAAAACAG GTTGCTAAACTGGGACAAGGTCGATCCCTTGATGATGAATTTGCACGGAG GAGAGAAGGGTTCTTGCGTGAAAGAGAG ATTGCTTTAAAGAATGGAAGAGACAAGGAAATTGTAGCTCTTCGTTTGAAAATGGAG AACTTGATGGAAGATAGAGAAGCAGCTATTACCCAACTTCAGGAAGCAAATTCTGAGTTGAATGCTCTACACACGACAGTACATAGAATGGTTTTGACGCAGGATGAGAAG GAAGAGGTTGTGTTGAAAAGATGTTGGCTCGCTCGATACTGGGGTTTAGCTGCAAAACATG GCATTTGTACTGATGTAGCACATTCTAGACATGAGTATTGGTCATCTCTAGCTCTGCTTCCATTTGAAGTGGTCATTTCTGCTGGAGTGAAGGCTAAGGAAGAGTCCTGGGGTGCAG GCGGCAACATTCCAGATAGAAGAGAACTCGTTAAGGATACAAGTGATTTAACAGGTGAAGGATACATCGAGAGCATGCTTTTGGTAGAAGCCGGGCTGAAGGAGTTATCTACTTTGAAG GTTGAAGAAGCCGTCAGTCTAGCAATGGCTCAAAGCCAATCCAATTTGGCTAGGCAATCCACCA ATTTCATATTTCCTGGTGATTTCAGATTCATTGATACATTGG AACTAAGCAAAGAGGAGGCTGAAGACATTCTTTTCAAACAG GCTTGGTTGACATACTTCTGGAGAAGAGCTGTGGTGCACCATATTGAAGAAGACATTGCCAGAGAAAGGCTTCAATCCTGGATTGGCCGGAGTGGGCAGACACCAAGTCCACATGATGCCGTGGAAG CAGTTGAGCGGGGTTCACGGGAGCTGCAGAAACTTGGAATAGAACGCCAACTTTGGGAAGCATCTCGCAAGCTCACTGACCACCCCCCACCTCCTACATCGGCATCTAGCGTCATTGCTCTCCTCGATGGCCATGATCAGTGA
- the LOC104425764 gene encoding uncharacterized protein LOC104425764: protein MADPQATTEGQQMNGDRALALAETVGAKRQRRPSVRLGDLGGDLTFDSHVRRKHHSSSSSAAAAAAASASASGNLNRSSKTRPLFNLSSDHHQSLDDNDKFDNLDSVAIGSWKVKDSKKRAPNATKRIRSNWVPKVTDEGGGEVELEKYSGGEDFDDGYNDFDIENLESPVKEQSPVNSLENLGVDSHGNDRDLLYRRPVRGRSRDHHDAVELSGPSDTDLRDRDGRCGEDGVKIWLNGLGLGRYAPVFEVHEVDDEVLPMLTLEDLKDMGINAVGSRRKMYCAIQKLSKGFS from the coding sequence ATGGCGGACCCACAAGCGACGACGGAGGGGCAGCAGATGAATGGGGATAGGGCCCTCGCCTTGGCCGAGACCGTCGGGGCCAAGAGGCAGCGGAGGCCCAGCGTCCGATTGGGCGACCTCGGCGGCGACCTCACCTTCGACTCCCACGTCCGAAGGAAGCAtcactcctcctcctcctccgccgccgccgccgccgccgcctccgcctccgcctcagGTAACCTCAATAGATCCTCCAAGACTCGTCCTTTGTTCAATTTGAGCTCCGACCACCACCAATCCCTCGACGATAACGACAAATTCGACAACTTGGATTCCGTCGCCATTGGGAGCTGGAAAGTCAAGGACTCCAAGAAGCGCGCCCCCAATGCCACCAAGAGGATTCGCTCCAATTGGGTTCCCAAGGTCaccgacgagggcggcggcgaAGTCGAGTTGGAGAAGTATAGTGGTGGCGAAGATTTCGATGATGGGTACAATGATTTTGATATCGAGAATTTGGAGAGTCCCGTCAAGGAGCAGAGCCCGGTGAACTCTTTGGAGAATTTGGGTGTGGATAGCCATGGAAATGACAGGGATTTGCTGTATAGGAGACCCGTTAGGGGTAGGAGTAGGGACCACCATGACGCGGTCGAGTTGTCGGGGCCCTCGGATACGGATTTGAGGGATAGGGATGGGAGGTGCGGAGAGGATGGGGTGAAGATTTGGCTTAATGGGTTAGGACTAGGGAGGTATGCACCCGTTTTCGAGGTTCATGAGGTGGACGATGAGGTTTTGCCTATGTTGACATTGGAGGATTTGAAAGATATGGGGATCAATGCAGTCGGTTCCAGAAGGAAAATGTACTGTGCCATTCAGAAGCTAAGCAAGGGATTTTCGTAA
- the LOC104425766 gene encoding long chain base biosynthesis protein 2a, whose protein sequence is MITIPYLTALSTYFSYGLLFAFGQFRDFFRKIFDWWRSGDLQGYAPICLGLEDFYTRRLYLRIQDCFGRPISSAPNAWFDVVERYSNDNNKTLKRTTKVSRCLNLGSYNYLGFAAADEYCTPRVIETLKKFSPSTCSSRVDGGTTTLHNELEECVAAFVGKPAAIVLGMGYVTNSAILPVLIGKGGLVISDSLNHNSIVNGARGSRATIKVFQHNTPSHLEKVLREQIAEGQPRTHRPWKKIIVVIEGIYSMEGELCKLPEIVAVCKKYKAYIYLDEAHSIGAVGKTGRGVCELLGVDTADVDVMMGTFTKSFGSCGGYVAGSKELIQYLKNTCPAHLYATSISPPAAQQILSAIKVILGEDGSNRGAQKLARIRENSNFCRSELQKMGFEVLGDNDSPVMPIMLYNPAKIPAFSRECLKHNVAVVTVAFPATPLLLARARICISASHTKEDLVKALEVISSVGDLVGIKYFPAEPNKLQKEEGMIKED, encoded by the exons ATGATCACCATCCCGTATTTGACCGCTCTCTCCACCTATTTTAGCTACGGCCTCCTCTTCGCTTTCGGCCAATTCCGCGACTTCTTCCGTAAGATCTTCGATTGGTGGCGTTCCGGCGACCTTCAg GGATATGCGCCCATCTGCCTGGGACTCGAGGACTTCTACACTCGTCGCTTGTATCTCCGGATTCAG GACTGTTTTGGACGACCCATATCAAGTGCTCCCAATGCTTGGTTTGACGTTGTAGAACGTTACTCCAATGATAATAACAAGACCTTAAA ACGAACCACGAAAGTAAGTAGGTGTCTCAACTTGGGATCGTACAATTATCTTGGTTTTGCTGCTGCTGATGAATACTGTACTCCCCGTGTCATTGAGACACTTAAGAAGTTCTCACCAAGTACATGCAGTTCTCGTGTTGATGGAG GAACTACGACTCTGCATAATGAATTGGAGGAGTGTGTCGCAGCCTTTGTGGGAAAGCCAGCTGCCATCGTTTTGGGCATGGGTTATGTGACAAATTCTGCTATTCTTCCGGTTCTGATTGGAAAG GGAGGTTTGGTAATTAGCGATTCCTTGAACCATAACTCAATTGTGAATGGTGCTAGAGGCTCCAGAGCTACGATAAAGGTTTTCCAACACAACA CGCCATCTCACTTAGAGAAGGTTTTGAGAGAGCAAATTGCTGAGGGGCAACCAAGGACACATAGACCATGGAAGAAGATAATAGTCGTTATTGAGGGTATATATAGTATGGAAGGAGAGCTCTGCAAACTTCCAGAGATTGTGGCTGTATGCAAGAAATATAAG GCTTATATCTACTTGGACGAGGCTCACAGCATTGGAGCAGTTGGAAAGACGGGAAGAGGTGTTTGTGAACTCTTGGGAGTTGACACTGCTGATGTTGATGTAATGATGGGAACTTTCACAAAATCCTTTGGCTCATGTGGTGGCTATGTTGCCGGATCTAAG GAACTTATACAATAtttgaagaacacatgccctgCTCATCTCTATGCCACGTCAATTTCACCTCCAGCTGCACAACAGATTTTATCTGCCATCAAAGTTATTCTTGGAGAGGATGGTTCTAATAGAG GGGCACAAAAACTTGCAAGAATACGTGAAAACAGCAATTTTTGCAGGTCAGAGCTGCAGAAGATGGGTTTTGAGGTTCTTGGGGATAATGATTCCCCCGTGATGCCCATAATGCTGTACAATCCAGCAAAAATCCCTGCTTTTTCTCGTGAATGTCTCAAGCATAAT GTGGCTGTAGTTACAGTTGCTTTTCCAGCTACTCCACTCCTTTTGGCTAGGGCTCGTATATGCATATCTGCCTCTCACACTAAAGAAGATCTTGTTAAGGCCTTGGAG GTCATCAGCTCAGTGGGTGATCTGGTGGGCATCAAATACTTCCCCGCTGAGCCCAATAAGCTGCAAAAGGAGGAAGGCATGATCAAAGAGGACTAA